In a single window of the Candidatus Eisenbacteria bacterium genome:
- the lptB gene encoding LPS export ABC transporter ATP-binding protein: MGSRSEERGRRWETLRTDNLVKAYRGREVVRGVSIEVRRGEVVGLLGPNGAGKTTTFYMIVGMIRPKRGHIFLDNKEIGDLPMYRRARLGIGYLPQESSIFRKLTVEQNLHAILETLPLNRQERHRRADQLMEELGIRNLARSRAYTLSGGERRRAEISRALTTEPSFLLLDEPFAGIDPIAVQDIQEIIAGLRDRGLGVLITDHNVRETLSITNRAYIMYEGQVLLSGSAHDLAESREAREIYLGERFRL, translated from the coding sequence ATGGGTAGCAGATCCGAAGAGAGGGGCCGGCGCTGGGAAACGCTCCGGACCGACAACCTGGTGAAGGCGTATCGCGGCCGTGAGGTGGTGCGCGGTGTTTCCATCGAGGTGCGCCGCGGCGAGGTGGTGGGCCTGTTGGGGCCCAACGGGGCGGGCAAAACCACCACCTTCTATATGATCGTCGGGATGATTCGGCCGAAGCGAGGCCACATCTTCTTGGATAACAAGGAGATAGGTGATCTCCCCATGTATCGCCGCGCCCGGCTCGGCATCGGATACCTCCCCCAGGAGTCGTCCATTTTCCGTAAGCTCACTGTGGAGCAGAACCTGCACGCCATACTGGAAACGCTCCCTCTAAACCGACAGGAACGGCATCGCCGGGCCGATCAGTTGATGGAGGAGCTGGGGATACGGAATCTCGCCCGGTCGAGAGCGTACACGCTCTCCGGAGGGGAGAGAAGGCGCGCCGAGATCAGCAGGGCGCTGACCACCGAGCCCTCCTTCCTCTTGCTGGATGAGCCCTTCGCCGGGATCGATCCGATCGCGGTACAGGACATCCAGGAGATCATCGCCGGGCTGCGCGATCGAGGTTTGGGCGTGCTCATCACGGACCACAATGTTCGTGAAACGCTGTCGATCACGAATCGCGCCTACATCATGTATGAAGGACAGGTGCTCCTGTCGGGGAGCGCCCACGATTTGGCGGAGAGCCGCGAGGCCCGGGAGATTTATCTGGGCGAGCGGTTCCGTTTGTAG
- a CDS encoding lysophospholipid acyltransferase family protein: MAIRTRIASEAIRTAMGLGRALPRSVALRLFTVGGALFQMAERGGSARTRRNLRLVYGDVEEADRIAGRVYRELGRNAVDLARLDRRGDEDPREIVEFAGIERVDEALRLGRGVIGVTAHLGNWELLSACLGRRGIPLTVLASSLFDPRLDKRLVRLRERHGVHSLFRSDPGWAREAMRVLYRGEMIGLLMDLRSGSGGVETRFLGRPALTVAGPVRLAAASGATVLPMACWRVNGDRYRIEVDRPLVFPRRRPVGTELAEWTEGCSRALEAYILRAPAQWVWMHDRWGMENA; encoded by the coding sequence TTGGCGATCCGGACAAGAATCGCTTCCGAGGCGATCCGGACGGCCATGGGTTTGGGTCGGGCTTTGCCCCGTTCCGTGGCGCTCCGTCTATTCACAGTGGGCGGAGCGTTGTTTCAAATGGCGGAGAGGGGAGGGAGCGCGAGAACAAGAAGGAACCTCCGACTGGTCTATGGGGATGTAGAAGAGGCGGACCGGATCGCGGGTCGGGTTTACCGCGAACTGGGACGGAACGCGGTCGATCTGGCGCGGCTCGACCGGCGTGGAGATGAGGATCCCCGAGAGATCGTGGAGTTCGCGGGAATCGAACGGGTCGACGAGGCGCTCCGCTTGGGGCGAGGCGTGATCGGCGTAACAGCCCACCTGGGGAACTGGGAACTCCTCTCCGCCTGCCTCGGCAGAAGAGGGATTCCTCTTACCGTGTTGGCGAGTTCCCTCTTCGACCCGCGCCTGGACAAGCGGCTGGTGCGGCTCCGGGAGCGGCACGGTGTTCACTCCCTGTTCCGTTCCGACCCGGGATGGGCGAGGGAGGCGATGCGCGTTCTCTATCGGGGGGAGATGATCGGCCTCCTGATGGACCTCCGCTCCGGAAGCGGCGGAGTGGAAACCCGTTTTCTCGGCAGGCCGGCGCTCACCGTCGCCGGGCCTGTGCGGCTCGCCGCCGCCTCCGGAGCGACTGTGCTCCCCATGGCGTGCTGGCGCGTGAACGGGGACCGTTATCGGATCGAAGTGGACCGCCCCCTCGTTTTTCCGCGAAGGCGGCCGGTGGGGACGGAACTGGCGGAGTGGACCGAAGGCTGCTCCCGCGCACTGGAGGCTTACATCCTCCGGGCGCCGGCGCAGTGGGTGTGGATGCACGACCGATGGGGAATGGAAAACGCCTGA
- the lptC gene encoding LPS export ABC transporter periplasmic protein LptC, with protein MGNGKRLIAIVLALLLSTLRCGGGEEETVGETGTAPLPSQETKVRKWVEYRLGRMAWTFRGDTIRYYEEPERVEADGVIVDFYDEEERYASTLTADWGTIDRRTSDMESRGSVVIVNKDGVRLETDWVRWENKKERIYTDAFVTIFRGNQRITGYGMETDPGLEHTEIRRDVIARTVEEEDG; from the coding sequence ATGGGGAATGGAAAACGCCTGATCGCGATCGTCCTCGCGTTGCTCCTTTCGACGCTCCGTTGCGGCGGCGGCGAGGAGGAGACGGTCGGTGAGACCGGGACGGCGCCTCTGCCCTCGCAGGAAACCAAGGTCCGCAAGTGGGTCGAGTACCGGCTCGGACGGATGGCCTGGACCTTTCGCGGCGACACGATCCGATATTACGAAGAGCCGGAGAGGGTAGAAGCGGACGGCGTCATCGTCGACTTTTATGACGAAGAGGAGCGGTACGCTTCCACTCTCACCGCGGACTGGGGCACCATCGACCGGCGGACGAGCGACATGGAGTCGCGCGGTTCGGTGGTGATCGTGAACAAGGACGGCGTTCGTTTGGAGACGGACTGGGTTCGTTGGGAGAACAAGAAAGAGCGGATCTACACGGACGCTTTCGTGACTATTTTTCGGGGGAACCAGAGGATCACGGGTTACGGAATGGAGACCGATCCCGGGCTGGAGCATACGGAGATCCGGCGGGACGTGATCGCCCGGACGGTCGAGGAGGAGGATGGGTAG